The Mesorhizobium sp. B2-1-8 genomic interval ACGCAGCCGTACGGCATGATCTCAACAAGCAGTTTGGTATCCAGGAAAAGATCGACGGGATTATAGGAGACATCTCACAGAGCATTTTTGTCAAATTTCTCGTCAAGGAGATGGCTCAATTTCTGAGCTGCGAGCCAAATCTCGAGGCCGTTATCGAAGCTAGGAACGATCGAGCGAGAAATTACTGGGGGTATGTCGGTACTCTGCTCCAGGACGTCAAATACGAAAATGTCATGGTCGATACCGGATATTGCGAAGGCGCTTCGGTGGAGGAGATCAACCGATATGACGAGGAGATTAGACCCTGCAGAATGAACCGGCTCGCCCGGATCGAGATGGTCCAGAAGGAGCTTTTTCCTCTTGATATTCCGTTCGACGAATACGAGCAGCGATACAAAGCTCGTCTGTCAGAATTGCTGGACGGCAATGGCAACTACGGAAAGAAATCCTATGGAATGAAGTCTTACCTTCTTCCCTACATCGGATTGATCGAACCTCTTCACGATCGGGAGACTGCTCGGGCATCCTGGCAGGCGCTAAGGGAATCCTACCACGAGATTCCTGCCATGGACCGCCAGTCCGAATACAACCTATCTAAGGACCTCCGTCGATACAATTTTACGCTTGCTCTTGAAGAATGCCTCACCCGAGATATTCCCATGCAGATCCACACGGGTGACGGCGAGGCTCCATCTGTAATCCTTCGCAACCAGGACCCTTTCTACCTTGAAGAAGTGTGTCGATTTGATCGCGACGGCGTGATGCGGATGCCGAAAATTATCCCCCTTCATGCGGGTTATCCCTCGGTCGGAAAGGCAGCGTGGCTGAGTCATATTTATCCCAACTGCTACTTCGAACTATCGATCATGACGCCGTTTGTGCATCAGAATCTGTTTCAGCGGTACATGCAGGTGATGGAAGCCGTTCCGCTTTCTAAGATCCTATACGCCAGCGACGCGTTTCACGTTCCTGAACTCTATTGGCTGGCCGGCCGCTGGGGCAAGCGATACCTTGCCAAGGCGCTTACCGAGTATGTAGTGGGAGGAAGCTTGGACTTCGATGAAGCAATTGAGGGAGCAAGGATGATTCTTTATAAGAACAACAGATCCTTGTACAAACTTGGCTAAGCTCCCCCGGCCGGATCGAGCATATCAGCGTATTTGCAGCGGCATTCGCCCCTGGATGGTCAATAGGGTGGCTTGTGAAATGAAAACGTGCGCCAGGAGCAGGTGTTGCTCGACGGCTGCACCGCCATCTATGCAGTGGTAGGAGCTGAACCGGCCCATGCTCTAAAACCGAATTCATCGGCGATTGCTGGTCACTCGCCCTCTTCTGCGGTGAAATCGCCATTTGCCTCGAGTATCGTCTCGGATAGAAGCTTGGCCGCTCGGACCAAGGGCTCGCGGAAGTGCTCGAGGTCGTCAAAGCTGACACGGGCGACAGGAACGGACACTCCAAGGCAGGCGATCAATGTGCCACCAGGCGCAAGGATCGGGACAGCGCAACCAACGACCCCCTTCACAAACTCTTCGTTAGTGCGAGCCCATCCGTTTTTCCGCGTCTCCTCCAAGACCTGAAGAAGGGTTTCGGGATCGGTTATAGTCTGATCTGTATGCCGCTCCAGATGCAATTCCCGAACGAGCTTTTCGCGAGGCTTCGCCGGGAGCATGCTCAAGTAGATCTTGCCGGTGGACGTGCAGTAAAGCGGAGCACTGTGGCCGGGATCGAATTGTAGGCTTTGAGGCGCCTTCACTCGAACGCTGTCGACATAGACAACGGCATTGTTGCGGGCTATCCCAATCTCGCACTGCTCCCCGATCTCTGCGGCGACATTTTGTAGAACGGCATGGCGCCGTGCCGTTCGGAAGGCTGATCCGATGGTCTTGCCCGCCAATACGACAAGATTGTTCCCCACCACGAACCGTTTCGTCCCCGCTGCGCGCTGGAGTAGCCCCCGCGATTCGAGATTGCTGATCAATCGGTGAGCGGTTGGCAAAGGCAGGTCGAGGTTCTTACCGATGTCTGCCACTGTGACAGCCTTGATTTGTGTTGCGACAAAATCGAGAATTGAGAATGCTCGATCGAGTGGACCATCGCTGTTAATACTCATTACTAACTCGTCTTGGATTGACCGATCAAAAAACGGAAACAAGGGTTCCGGATTTCGATCATAGCAGCGATGGATTGGCATGAGAATGCTAGATGAGGGATCGAATCGCGGTCGATGAGGTCTTCAGCCGCCCCAGTGGTCTTGCGCCCGACTTTTTCCCTTTTGGCATTACGAGCAATTTCCGAGCGATGTAAGTCGCGATACGGCTTGGAAGCGCTTCGCCTGTGGCGTCTCCTCGGTCAATTCGTCCGAGGGAAAGAGCCGCAAGGCGGTGCCGTCTTTAGCGTTCTCTCAAATTTCGGAATAAATAAAACCAAATAACGATATCCTAGCATAGACCGAAACGCCGTTTCGAATATGCTGCGTCCACCACTGCTGCATTGGCAATTGCTTCGATCAGTGTGCGAGGTGCCTAGGGGGCAGTTCAGTTTTCGCCCGGGTTTGAAAGTGCCTGGCTCCGCTGATCGCGTGGCTGGCAGTCGGAGATTTAGACAATGCAGTACTACGACGTTGAGGCGGTAAGGAAGCTGTTCCCTGTCGTCGAGAAAATGACCTACCTCGACTCTGGCTTCCAGACGCCGATGTCGACGCCGGTCAAGCAGGCCCTCGAGGCTTTTGTCACCGAAAGCTACGAGACAGCAGGACCGAAATCCGTCTGGATTGAGCGCATGGAGGCGACGCGGTGTAAAGTCGCGAGCCTACTGAATGCGGCCCCAGAGGAAATCGCCTTCACCAAGAATACGTCCGAAGCAATGAACATTGCTGCGAACGCGCTGCCCCTCAAGGCCGGGGACAATGTCCTGCTGATCCATGGAGACCATCCGAACAACGCCTATGCGTTTTTGAATCTGAAGAAAAAGGGCATCGGGGTTCGCTTCATTGCAATGACGGACGTCGTCAACGCCGAAAGCTTCCGCTCCCATGTTGACGCGAACACCAAAGCGATCTCGATGTCGTATGTAACCTTCCATGCAGGTCATCGCTTCGACATTGAAAGCGTCGGCGCCCTCTGCAAGGAAATGAACCTGTATTTTGTGGTCGATATTATGCAGGCGGTCGGCGTCGTTCCGATCGATGCGAAAAAGGTAGGCGCCACATTTATCGGCTGCGGCACGCACAAAGGGCTGCTTGTCCCGCAGGGATTGGGCATGCTCTATTGGGATCGCACGCGAACCGAGTTGGAGCCGGCCTATCTTGCCGCGATCAGTCTGCGAAACCCCCCGTCCGATTTTATCGCTCGACCGGACGATATGGCAGTGGCTCCCACTGCCAGCAGATTTGAAATCGGAAACTTCAATCTATCGGCCATTCATGCGCTGGACGCCGCGCTCGACCTGATTGCTCAAATTGGAATTGATAACATTCAAGCTCATTGCTTTGCTCTGGGCGACAGACTCATTCACGGGCTCGATGCGCTCGATGTCGAGCTTGTCGGCCCGCGCGATCACGCTCTTCGCGCGCCTCACATTTATGTGGCTGCACTGCCAGCAGATCAGTGGATGGACTACTTCGCATCTGTCGATGTGCGCGTTTCGCCCGAGCGCGATGGCATTCGGATTTCGCTTGGGATGTTCAACAATGCTTCGGACATTGACCGACTTCTGGAGGTGATCAGAACTCGCAGCCGGGCAACCGGCCGGTCGCCGCAGGCTGCCTGATTTTCGTCACGCGCGGCGCTGATTGCGGGGGGGCATACGTTCATGTGCTTTCGACCAGTCGAAACACGCTTTTCATCGGCTGAAAACGGAAGTGGCCGGTGTTCTACGACGGCACCTTCGCATTCAATCAGTCGCGAAAGCGCTGCGAACTGCGATATTCCCACGTTCATTCACGAAGAGTGAGGTGCATCTTGTCGAACGCTCCCGAAATTGAGCGCATTGAGAAAGACCCGCTTGGACCTGTAAGCATCCCTGTTGATGCCTACTATGGCCCGCAGACTGCGCGGGGCATCGCCAACTTCCCCATTTCGGGAATTAGAATCAGCCACTTTCCGAATTTCATCAAAGCGCTCGCCTTGGTGAAAATGGCAGCGGCGCGCGCCAACGCCGCGCTCGGCGATCTCGACAGAGAAAAGGCCGATGTCATCTGCCAAGTCTGCCAGGAAATCGCCGCGGGCAGGCACCCTGGCGAATTCCCGCTCGATGTGTTTCAGGGCGGCGCTGGCACCTCTACCAATATGAACATCAACGAAGTCATCGCTAACCGCGGCCTGGAAATCATGGGGCTGCCACGGGGAAAGTACGAGAAGCTTCATCCCAATAACGACGTGAACCTCGCTCAGTCGACAAACGACGTTTACCCAACTGCCATTCGCCTTGCGATCCTCCTTTCCCGCGGGGCATTGCAGCGAGCTTTGGAACAGCTCGCTGGCGAACTGGAGGCCAAGGCCGAGCAGTTTGGCGATGTTATCAAGCTTGGCCGGACCCAGTTGCAGGACGCGGTTCCGATGACCTTGGGGCAAGAGTTTCAGGCGTTCGCAACCACGCTGCGCGAGGATGTGGCGCGCCTTGGTGAAATCAGCACGTTCTTTCACGCAGTGAACCTCGGGGGAACGGCGATTGGCACGGGCATCAATACGAATCCCGATTATCAATCCGCAGCGGTCGCCGAACTGCGATCGATTTCAGGCGTGCCAGTCGTCTCGGCCGGCAACCTGATCGAAGCCTGCTGGGATACCGGCGCCTTCGTGCTCTTCTCTGGAATGTTGAAGCGAACGGCGACGAAACTCTCGAAGATCTGCAACGATCTGCGGCTGCTATCCAGCGGCCCGCGGGGCGGTCTCAACGAAATCAATCTGCCAGCACTTCAGCCCGGCTCCTCGATCATGCCCGGAAAAGTCAATCCCGTTGTCCCGGAGGTGGTCAATCAGGTCGCCTTCCAGATCATCGGCTACGATCTCACCATAACGCTTGCCTCTGAAGCTGGGCAGCTGCAGTTGAACGTGATGGAGCCGGTCATCGCCTACAACATCCTGCACTCGCTGGAGCTTCTGACCAATGCCGTCGACGTGCTGCGCACGAAATGCGTCGTGGGCATTACCGCCAATGCTGAGACGTGCCGCAGACATCTCGAAGCCAGCACTGCGGTTGCAACCGCCCTCACGCCAGCGATCGGCTATGAGCGTGCAGCCGAGCTTGCGAAGGAGGTCTTGGTTTCCGGTAAAACCATCCGCGAGGTCCTTGCCGAGCAGCCGGACCTATCGGAGGATCTAATCGCGCAGACGGCCGATCCGCACCTTTTGACCCGGCCAACGCGATCACGGCTGGCATCGTAAACAGCAGGCGGAAAATTGTTGCGAGGCGGCAGATTCGCCCAAGCAAGAGGAACAAGTGATGGACGTTCGCGCAGCAGTGGCTACGGAGGCCGGCAAGCCTCTCGAGATCATGACCGTTCAACTTGAGGGACCGCGCGACGGCGAGGTGCTGATCGAGATCAAGGCGACCGGCATCTGCCACACCGATGAATTCACGCTGTCGGGCGCCGATCCCGAAGGCATCTTCCCGGCCATTCTCGGCCATGAGGGCGCCGGCGTCGTCGTCGACGTCGGCAAGGGCGTCACCTCGGTCAAGAAGGGCGACCACGTCATTCCGCTCTATACGCCCGAATGCCGGCAGTGCCCGTCCTGCCTGTCCAGAAAGACCAATTTGTGCACCGCCATCCGCGCCACGCAAGGCCAGGGCCTGATGCCGGACGGCTCGTCGCGCTTTTCGATCGGCAAGGACAAGATCTTCCATTACATGGGCTGCTCGACCTTCTCCAATTTCACCGTGCTGCCCGAGATCGCGGTGGCCAAGGTCAATCCCGACGCCCCCTTCGACAAGATCTGCTACATCGGCTGCGGCGTCACCACCGGCATCGGCGCCGTCATCAACACCGCCAAGGTCGAGCAAGGTGCTACATCAGTGGTCTTCGGCCTCGGCGGCATTGGCCTCAACGTCATCCAGGGCCTGAAGCTTGCCGGCGCCGACATGATCATCGGCGTCGATTTGAACAACGACAAGAAGGAATGGGGCGAGCGCTTCGGAATGACACATTTCGTCAATCCGAAGGAGATCGAGGGCGACATCGTCCCCCACCTCGTCAACATGACCAAGCGCGGTGCCGACCAGATCGGCGGCGCCGACTACACGTTCGACTGCACCGGCAATACCAAGGTGATGCGCCAGGCGCTGGAGGCTTCGCATCGCGGTTGGGGCAAGTCGGTCGTCATCGGCGTCGCCGGCGCCGGCCAGGAGATTTCGACACGGCCTTTCCAGTTGGTCACCGGCCGCAGTTGGATGGGCACTGCCTTCGGCGGCGCACGCGGTCGCACAGACGTGCCGAAGATCGTCGACTGGTACATGGACGGCAAGATCCAGATCGACCCGATGATCACCCACACGCTGAAGCTCGAGGACATCAACAGGGGATTCGACCTCATGCATGAGGGCAAGTCGATCCGGAGTGTCGTGCTTTACTGAAGACGGCCACACGCCGCCAGCCAACCGGCCAGCGACCTCTGTGGTGAAACATGGGAGGAAGTAAGAATGGCGGAGAAACTGCATCCGAAAATCGACAATGGCCTGCCCAGGGAAAGCGCAAGCTTTGCCGGCGGCACGTTGGTCTGCGCCTGTACAAGCAACCCGGTCAAGGTGAGGGTCAAGGGCCAGATCGCCCACAACCACGCCTGCGGCTGCACCAAATGCTGGAAGCCCGAAGGTGCTGTATTCTCGGTGGTGGCGGTTGCCGGCACCGGCGATGTCACCGTCACCGAGAACGGCGACAAGCTGAAGGTGGTCGACCCGTCAGCGCTGATCCAGCGTCATGCCTGCACCCAATGCGGCGTCCACATGCACGGACCGGTCGAGCGCGACCATCCGTTCAAGGGCCTGTCCTTCATCCATCCCGAGCGTTTCGAGGAGGATGGCTGGTCGCCTCCGGGCTTCACCGCCTTCGTCTCCTCGATCATCGAATCCGGTGTCGACCCGAGCCGCATGGACGGCATTCGCGGCAGGCTGAAGACAATTGGCCTGGAGCCCTATGACTGCCTCAACCCCGGCCTGATGGATTATATCGCCACCTGGACGGCCAAGAAGTCCGGCGCCTTGCCGGCCTGAACAATTAGGAGATCTGGGATCCGGATAACCGGCTGAACAGTTGGTTCGGGAAAATAGGGCCGCTAGGAGCTCCGGGCGGCCCTGATCCCGGCGGGCGGACAGATTCAGTTCAGCGAGAAGTGCCTTGCTGTGTTCATCCTCTATGCCCCGTGTTGCATAAAGGGGAGACCGGAGTTACGTGCCGAGCAACCGTCACAACGCGTCTCTAAAGACCTCACTTCGACGGGAGAAAGCCCGCTCCCGGAAGAACGAGGGCATCAGTTGCCATGGTGTGACAGGTCGGGTTCCGGGCACAGTCGTGAGACGGACTTTACTCTCCGATCGCCAGGCTTACTGTCTGACACCTGCTCGCGGCAGAGATCTACTTGAAAGCCATCGATTTGGTCAAGGTAAGCGGTCTCGTCTCCACCACATAAGATCGAGCCGCGATGCTCAACGAGCAAAGCAAATGCAGAAACACTGTTTGTGCCTGCGCTACGATGAACCGTGCCCGGCCTGATGCGCTCTGAAAGCATTGATCAAATGCGGCTCTGGCGAACAGCAAGCCTCGCTTTTGAAATGCCATGAACGAGCCTGCTAGGGGTCGGAACAAGAACTGTTCCCGCAGACACGCTAAGACCGAACGAAGCACGAACGCGCGTGATAGATCTGTAGATGAAGCTGCCGACCGGTTGAAAGCATTCGGCTGATGGCGACCAATTTCCCCTTGAAGTCGGTGTGTGCCAAGGGAGAACGCGAGTGGGTAGAAGAAAGCTTATCAGCTCAAAGGAAGCGGCGATACTCCTGGGTATAGCGACGAACGAGGATGGCCTAATCCGTCACTTTACACTGGACCCGGTAGATCGTTTGCAATGCGAGCTCCGCCGCCGACCGCAGAACAAGCTGGGCTTCGCGGTGCAACTCTGCACAATCCGCCAAACGGGACGGCTCTTGTGGGATGACGAGCAGCCACCCGCGGCTGTGATCAACTATCTTGCGGATCAGCTCGGTATCGACGCGCGCCTCTACGCTTTCTATGCACATCGAGTACAGACGCGTTTCGATCACAGCCGGTCTTTGATGGCTTACCTCGGTCTGAGGACTGCCTCCAGAGACGATCGCCGCGCGGCCCTTGTGGCTGCAATCGATGCGGCGGCCGATGGCGATCACGGGTTGCCGATCGCGACAGCAGTCATTGCCGAGTTCCGGAAACGAAACGCGCTCCTTCCCTCGCTGCATTCGATCGAGAAGATTGGCCTCGGCGGTCGCGCGATAGCTCGCCGACGAGCTGAGAAAGAACTCGTCGAAGGTATCCCGCCCGATCGGCTTACATCATTGGACAGGCTGTTGGAGGTTGATCCGGTGATCGGCCAGACGCGATTTCATTGGCTGCGATCCGCGCCAGAAGCTCCAGGTGCGTCAAACCTGGTCGGGCTGACCGAACGTATTGCCTTCCTGCGCACGCTGGAAATCGATTCGAAACTGCAGATGCGCATATCGTCCGGACGGTGGGACCAGATGATCAGTGAGGGTAACGCCACGCCGGCATGGCTGGCCAACGACTTCAATGCGAGTCGCCGGCAGGCTTTGATCGTCGCGCAGGTCATCAAGCTCGGCCAGAAGCTCACCGACGATGCAGTGTCGATGTTCATCAGGTTGATGGGTCGGCTGTTCTCGCAAGCCAACAACCGCAAGAAGCAGCGGCACATGGATTGCAGGCCGGATACCGCCAAAGCGCTGCGCATGTTCCTTGACACGATCACAGCCCTGCAGTCCGCGAACGACTATGGCCGGAACGCACTGGAGGTTCTCGATCAGGAAGTTGGATGGCACCGGCTGCTGCGGATCAAGCCTGAGCTCCAGTCAATGGTTGAGGATAATGAGGCGTCGCCCTTGGCCTTGGCGGGTGAGCAATACGCGACCGTAAGCAAATATGCGGGCTCGTTTCTGCAGGCGTTCACGTTCCAATCGGCGCGGCGACACGATCCGCTTCTTGCGGCAATTTCTCTGCTGAAACGGCTCTATGCCGAGAAGCGGCGGACACTTCCGGATCGCGTCCCGGTGACCCACCTCAGACAAGCTGATCGACGGCTCATCCTTGGGCAGGAGAAGCCGGATCGGCGTCTCTATGAAATCGCAACGCTCGCGGCTTTACGAGATCGACTTCGGTCGGCGGACATATGGGTCGACGGCAGTCGATCCTTCCGACCAATCGATGAGCATCTGATGCCGCGGTCAACGTTCACCACAATGAAGGAGCAGGATCGGCTCGGACTTGGCGTTCAGGGTGACGGTGCGGCCTGGCTCGCGGAAGCGCGACAGATGCTCGACTTCAACCTGAAGCGGCTGGCGCATAGAGCACGATCCGGAAAGCTCGAAGGTGTTCGTCTGGAAGCAGCCACGTTGATCGTCACGCCAATCGCTGGTGAGGTGCCCGTGGAAGCTGAGGATCTTAACGCCGAGATCAGTGAACTCTATCCGTTGATCGAGGTGCCGGACCTCCTGAGGGAAGTGCATGAATGGACCGGCTTTGCGGATTGCTTCACGCATGTTCGCACGGGTGACACTCCGAGGAACGTCTCGGCCATGCTGGCTGGCGTACTGGCCGATGCGACCAACCTCGGTCCGAAACGGATGGCCAGCGCGTCCAAGGGCATCAGCGCTCACCAGATCAGCTGGATGCGCACCTTCCACGCCCGGTCAGAGACCTACCGCGCAGCCCAGGCCTGCGTGACGGACGCACACACCCGCCATCCGCATTCTCGACTTTGGGGCAACGGAACAACCGCATCGTCCGATGGTCAATTCTTTCGCGCGACCGACCGAGCCGCAAAGCGCGGCGACATCAATCTGCATTACGGCAGCGAACCCGGATCCAAATTCTACAGCCACCTTTCCGATCAGTATGGCTACTTCAGCATTCTGCCCATCAGTCCGACTGAAAGCGAGGCTGCCTATGTGCTCGATGGGCTATTCGATCAGGACACGGCCCTCGAAATAGAGGAGCACTTCACCGACACCGGCGGTGCCAGCGATCACGTCTTTGGGCTGTTCGCTCTGATCGGCAAGCGGTTCGCACCGCGATTGCGCAACCTCAAGGACCGGAAGTTCCATACATTCGAGAAAGGCGATGCATATCCGGCGCTGTCCAACCACATCGGGGCGCCGATCAACACCACTCTGATTCTCGACCATTGGGACGATCTACTTCATCTGGCGGCGTCGATCACGACGCGAACCGTCGTGCCGTCTACGATCCTGAAGAAGCTCTCGGCGTCGCCGAAGGAAAGCCAACTTGCCAGAGCTTTACGTGAACTCGGTAGGATCGAGCGATCTCTGTTCATGATCGAGTGGTACTCGAGTCCAGCATTGCGGCGGCGTTGCCAGGCTGGCCTCAACAAGGGTGAGGCGGCGCATAAGCTGAAGCGCGCTGTCTTCTTCCACGAGCGTGGTGAAATCCGTGACCGATCGTTCGAAAGCCAGGCGTTCCGCGCCTCCGGCCTCAATCTCGTCGTCAGCGCGATCGTACACTGGAACACGGTCTATATCGAGCGGGCCGTCACCCACTTACGCAAAATGCATCGTGAGATTCCGGATCACCTGCTCAAGCACGTATCTCCGCTGAGCTGGGAACACATCAATCTGACCGGCATCTACACCTGGGATGCAGAACATCAGATGCCTGAAGGCTTCCGGTCGCTCAGGCTTCCGGCTCGGTTACGTCAGGCCGCATGACGTTCATGCTTCGTTCGACCTTAGCGTGTCGCTGGGAACAGTTCTTGTTCCGACCCCATTTTACTCTCCAACTCATGATTCGCCTCGATCCCGCGACCGCCAGCTCAGTCGCCACGCCGCCCAGCGTCCCGGCCTGGGCGCTCGCCGCCGGCGCGCTCAGCGATGCCGACGCCGCCTTCCGGGCCGGCGCCGCCCTGGGTGCGCTCGACAGCCTCGCCCGAGCGCAACCTGCCTGGGCCGGCGCCTGGCGCCAGCGGCTGGCGCTAAAATGCGCCGGCGCCAGCATGCGGCTCGCCGGCCGTGCCGAGGACGAAGCCGCGCTGCGTGACACCTGGCACTTGCGCCCGGCCGGCGCCGATCCCGGCCCCGCCGGCGCCATTTTGGGCGCCTGGCGGCAGTTGGCCGCGCAGCCGCCCGTCGTCAGCGCCGAACGGCTGGCGAAGGTGGTCGAGCTGCTCGGACTCGCCTGGGGCGATGAGGCTCTCGTCGATCTGTGCGCGGCGATCGACGACCAGGCCCGCGGCGGCCGGCCGGCGCCGTTCGCCGCCGCGGCAATCGCCACTCACATCGTCGCCATGCGGCCCGACGCCGAGCTGTTGGCCTGGTGGCTGGCCGACCTGGTGCTGGCGCAAAGTTTTCGGTGGCCGCGGCCGCTGCCGCTGTTGATGGCCCAAGCTTTTGGCGCGGCGTTTCGCGCCGAAGACGGCGGCAGGAGAAGAAAACCGGGCGAAAAGAATTTTGAGCGGGCGGTCTGCGTTGCGCTGGTTCAAGCGGCGGCGGAGGCCTGCCGGCTGGCCAGCGAACTGTCGCGCCGCGCCGAAAAACTCCTGGCGGTGGCGCCGAAACTGCGCGCGAAAGGCGCCGGCGACGTGATTATTTTGCTCCTGAATGAAGATGCCGTTTCCGGCTCGCTTGTGACAAAGAACCTGTCGCGCTTTGCGGCGCGCCGCCTGTTTGAACGGTTGCAACAGCTCGATGCCGTGCGCGAGCTTTCCGGCCGCACCACTTTTCGGCTGTTTGGGTTGTAGCCATGAGCGAAGCGTCCGCCCGTCGCAAGCCGAACGAACAGCCTGTGCTGCTCGATACGGAACTGGACCACCTCCCGCCGGAGCTGCGCTGGCGCGAATGGATGGGCCGCGTCGAAGCGGTGATCTTTGCCGCCAGCGAACCGGTGACACGGAGTGTCCTCGCGCGGGTGGTGGGAAGAAACTGCAACATCGAGCTGATCATCGACGACATCCGCACCGAGCTCGCCGGCCGCCCCTACGAGCTGGTCGCGGTCGCCGGCGCCTGGCAGCACCGGACCAAAAAGGTTTTTGGCGACGTCATCCACGCCGCCTTCGGGACAGCCGTGGGGCAGGGGACAAAAGAACTGTCGCAGGCGGAGGCGCTCGTGCTGATGTGCATCGCCTATTTCCAGCCGATCACCCGTGGGGAGCTGTCGAGCTTCTTCGGCAAGGAGGTGTCCCGCGATCTGATCGGCGTGCTGCGCGCGCAGGCGCTGATCGCCTCGGGGCCGCGCAGCCCGCAGCCGGGTGCGCCCTATACCTATGTGACGACCAAGAATTTTCTCTCGCAGTTCGGGCTCGACACGCTGCGCCAGCTACCGGATTTCGAGGCGCTTGAGGACGCCGGGCTGCTGTCGAAGGAAAAGCTGCTCGCTGGTGATATCATCCCAGCGTTTGCAGATATCGGCGATGATGGCGGCAGCGCCGCTCTCGATAAATAGATCATCCCCATCACTGACGGACGATCCACGCGATCTCGCCGCTTGTCAGATAGACGATTCCGCCGCGCATGGCGCCGGTCGCAGACAGGTAGTCACGCAGCTGCTGCACATGTGCTTCGCGCACAGCAGGTGTGGGATCGACGTCGG includes:
- a CDS encoding S-(hydroxymethyl)glutathione dehydrogenase/class III alcohol dehydrogenase; the protein is MDVRAAVATEAGKPLEIMTVQLEGPRDGEVLIEIKATGICHTDEFTLSGADPEGIFPAILGHEGAGVVVDVGKGVTSVKKGDHVIPLYTPECRQCPSCLSRKTNLCTAIRATQGQGLMPDGSSRFSIGKDKIFHYMGCSTFSNFTVLPEIAVAKVNPDAPFDKICYIGCGVTTGIGAVINTAKVEQGATSVVFGLGGIGLNVIQGLKLAGADMIIGVDLNNDKKEWGERFGMTHFVNPKEIEGDIVPHLVNMTKRGADQIGGADYTFDCTGNTKVMRQALEASHRGWGKSVVIGVAGAGQEISTRPFQLVTGRSWMGTAFGGARGRTDVPKIVDWYMDGKIQIDPMITHTLKLEDINRGFDLMHEGKSIRSVVLY
- a CDS encoding aspartate ammonia-lyase, encoding MSNAPEIERIEKDPLGPVSIPVDAYYGPQTARGIANFPISGIRISHFPNFIKALALVKMAAARANAALGDLDREKADVICQVCQEIAAGRHPGEFPLDVFQGGAGTSTNMNINEVIANRGLEIMGLPRGKYEKLHPNNDVNLAQSTNDVYPTAIRLAILLSRGALQRALEQLAGELEAKAEQFGDVIKLGRTQLQDAVPMTLGQEFQAFATTLREDVARLGEISTFFHAVNLGGTAIGTGINTNPDYQSAAVAELRSISGVPVVSAGNLIEACWDTGAFVLFSGMLKRTATKLSKICNDLRLLSSGPRGGLNEINLPALQPGSSIMPGKVNPVVPEVVNQVAFQIIGYDLTITLASEAGQLQLNVMEPVIAYNILHSLELLTNAVDVLRTKCVVGITANAETCRRHLEASTAVATALTPAIGYERAAELAKEVLVSGKTIREVLAEQPDLSEDLIAQTADPHLLTRPTRSRLAS
- a CDS encoding amidohydrolase family protein, encoding MNSKASHDLDHLGPFLSKQHPEFLKIFEAVNELPIDDAHCHLVTDREPAMAPKRFLERMSLAAMDTVPAYFPPGVYDKWLSGDAAVRHDLNKQFGIQEKIDGIIGDISQSIFVKFLVKEMAQFLSCEPNLEAVIEARNDRARNYWGYVGTLLQDVKYENVMVDTGYCEGASVEEINRYDEEIRPCRMNRLARIEMVQKELFPLDIPFDEYEQRYKARLSELLDGNGNYGKKSYGMKSYLLPYIGLIEPLHDRETARASWQALRESYHEIPAMDRQSEYNLSKDLRRYNFTLALEECLTRDIPMQIHTGDGEAPSVILRNQDPFYLEEVCRFDRDGVMRMPKIIPLHAGYPSVGKAAWLSHIYPNCYFELSIMTPFVHQNLFQRYMQVMEAVPLSKILYASDAFHVPELYWLAGRWGKRYLAKALTEYVVGGSLDFDEAIEGARMILYKNNRSLYKLG
- a CDS encoding aminotransferase class V-fold PLP-dependent enzyme, which codes for MQYYDVEAVRKLFPVVEKMTYLDSGFQTPMSTPVKQALEAFVTESYETAGPKSVWIERMEATRCKVASLLNAAPEEIAFTKNTSEAMNIAANALPLKAGDNVLLIHGDHPNNAYAFLNLKKKGIGVRFIAMTDVVNAESFRSHVDANTKAISMSYVTFHAGHRFDIESVGALCKEMNLYFVVDIMQAVGVVPIDAKKVGATFIGCGTHKGLLVPQGLGMLYWDRTRTELEPAYLAAISLRNPPSDFIARPDDMAVAPTASRFEIGNFNLSAIHALDAALDLIAQIGIDNIQAHCFALGDRLIHGLDALDVELVGPRDHALRAPHIYVAALPADQWMDYFASVDVRVSPERDGIRISLGMFNNASDIDRLLEVIRTRSRATGRSPQAA
- a CDS encoding IclR family transcriptional regulator, with protein sequence MSINSDGPLDRAFSILDFVATQIKAVTVADIGKNLDLPLPTAHRLISNLESRGLLQRAAGTKRFVVGNNLVVLAGKTIGSAFRTARRHAVLQNVAAEIGEQCEIGIARNNAVVYVDSVRVKAPQSLQFDPGHSAPLYCTSTGKIYLSMLPAKPREKLVRELHLERHTDQTITDPETLLQVLEETRKNGWARTNEEFVKGVVGCAVPILAPGGTLIACLGVSVPVARVSFDDLEHFREPLVRAAKLLSETILEANGDFTAEEGE
- the gfa gene encoding S-(hydroxymethyl)glutathione synthase — translated: MAEKLHPKIDNGLPRESASFAGGTLVCACTSNPVKVRVKGQIAHNHACGCTKCWKPEGAVFSVVAVAGTGDVTVTENGDKLKVVDPSALIQRHACTQCGVHMHGPVERDHPFKGLSFIHPERFEEDGWSPPGFTAFVSSIIESGVDPSRMDGIRGRLKTIGLEPYDCLNPGLMDYIATWTAKKSGALPA